In Ogataea parapolymorpha DL-1 chromosome I, whole genome shotgun sequence, the following are encoded in one genomic region:
- a CDS encoding UTP--glucose-1-phosphate uridylyltransferase: protein MSKHAKSQSTYAFENTSTSVAASQMRNSLNKMIDAVEDPKVRAKFEVEMDSFFSLFRRYLADKASGTTLDWNQIRSPTPDEVVAYSSLQDGDNSNLSKLAVLKLNGGLGTSMGCVGPKSVIEVRDGQSFLDLSVRQIEHLNKTYDTDVPLLLMNSFNTNDDTQIIVRKYQGHRIRIRTFNQSRYPRVFKDSLLPVPQSFDDNLDAWYPPGHGDLFESLVSSGELDVLLEQGKEILFVSNGDNLGATVDTKILNHMVETGAEYIMELTDKTRADVKGGTLINYNGQVRLLEIAQVPKDHVEDFKSIKKFTNFNTNNLWINLRAIKRLVEANALEMEIIPNSKSISVGNSEMQVLQLETAVGAAIRHFKGAHGVVVPRSRFLPVKTCSDLMLVKSDLFNLQHGALKLDSARFGGAPLIKLGSHFKKVSNFQQRIPHMPRILELDHLTVTGNVYFGRGIQLKGTVIIVCSDGQRIDIPNGSILENVVVTGNLTILEH, encoded by the coding sequence ATGAGTAAGCACGCCAAGTCCCAGAGCACTTACGCTTTTGaaaacaccagcaccagcgTTGCTGCGTCGCAAATGAGGAACTCCCTCAACAAGATGATCGACGCCGTGGAGGATCCCAAGGTCAGGGCCAAGTTCGAGGTCGAGATGGATTCGttcttctccttgttcAGACGCTACCTTGCTGACAAGGCCTCAGGGACGACCCTGGACTGGAACCAGATCCGCTCGCCTACCCCTGACGAGGTTGTTGCCTACTCCAGCTTGCAGGATGGAGACAATAGCAACCTTTCGAAATTGGCGgtgttgaagctgaacgGAGGTCTGGGTACCTCAATGGGCTGTGTGGGTCCCAAGTCTGTCATTGAGGTCAGAGATGGCCAGTCATTCCTGGATCTGTCTGTTCGCCAGATCGAGCACCTCAACAAAACCTATGACACCGACGTGCCATTGCTGCTGATGAACTCGTTCAATACGAACGATGACACCCAGATCATTGTCAGAAAGTACCAGGGTCACCGTATCCGGATCAGAACCTTCAACCAGTCCAGATACCCTAGAGTGTTCAAGGACTCTCTTTTGCCTGTTCCGCAATCTTTCGACGACAATTTGGACGCCTGGTACCCGCCAGGACACGGAGACTTGTTTGAGTCTCTAGTCTCCTCTGGTGAGCTGGACGTTTTACTGGAGCAAGGCAAGGAGATCTTGTTTGTTTCCAATGGTGACAACCTCGGTGCCACCGTCGACACCAAGATTTTGAACCACATGGTCGAGACGGGAGCTGAGTACATCATGGAGTTGACAGACAAAACTAGAGCCGATGTCAAGGGTGGTACTCTGATCAATTACAATGGCCAGGTCAGATTGCTTGAGATTGCTCAGGTTCCTAAAGACCACGTCGAGGACTTCAAGTccatcaagaagttcaCCAACTTCAATACCAACAACCTGTGGATCAACTTGCGTGCTATCAAGCGTCTGGTGGAAGCCAATGCCCTGGAAATGGAGATCATTCCAAACAGCAAGTCTATCAGCGTCGGAAACTCTGAGATGCAGGTGCTGCAATTAGAGACCGCTGTTGGTGCTGCCATCAGACACTTCAAAGGCGCTCATGGTGTGGTCGTTCCAAGATCCAGGTTCTTGCCAGTCAAGACCTGTTCTGACCTGATGCTTGTCAAGAGTGATTTGTTCAACTTGCAACATGGTGCTTTGAAGCTCGATAGTGCTAGGTTTGGCGGCGCTCCACTGATCAAGCTGGGATCGCACTTCAAGAAAGTCTCCAACTTCCAGCAACGTATCCCTCACATGCCAAGAATTCTTGAACTCGACCATCTGACTGTCACTGGTAACGTTTACTTCGGCAGAGGTATCCAGCTCAAGGGTACCGTGATTATTGTCTGCTCGGATGGTCAAAGAATCGACATTCCTAACGGCTCCATTCTGGAAAACGTCGTCGTCACCGGTAATCTGACCATCTTGGAACACTAA
- a CDS encoding Squalene monooxygenase: protein MYDVIVVGAGVVGPCIATVMARQGRKVLIAEREWTKPNRIVGELLQPAGVKALKQLGMIGAINNIDAIQVDGYYVSYYGRHVEIKYPDKSVLAEIDTEPVPGALKLGNEDKLDTDSTLNMSEWDRSPTVHGVAFHHGDFLMNLRGLCLAEPNVTKVEGNVTDLIREDDRVVGVKVAGKDEYRAKLVICCDGIYSKFRKELYQDKQPEVGSYFVGLDLEDAELPLKNHGHVILGKHAPILVYQISPRHTRILCAYRSPQLPKQKEVLEYLRSQVLVSLPEKLKPSFEKALSAEQNVYKSMPNQYLTAKPNTVPGLIYVGDSLNMRHPLTGGGMTVGLNDAVLLCKLLADVSSDDFLDEGVMLEKMLTFHGERKPLDAVINTLSIALYTLFAAESKYLELLQRGCFAYFQRGGDCISGPVGLLSGMLQSPGLLFYHFFRVAFYSCYLNFCDKGFLQSPLALWENICTLSIAACVLLPYLIKELM, encoded by the coding sequence ATGTACGACGTGATTGTGGTTGGTGCCGGAGTGGTCGGGCCATGTATTGCCACAGTGATGGCCAGACAAGGCCGCAAGGTTCTGATTGCCGAGCGTGAATGGACAAAGCCAAACAGGATTGTCGGAGAGCTGTTGCAACCGGCAGGTGTGAAAGCACTCAAGCAACTCGGTATGATTGGTGCCATAAACAATATAGACGCAATCCAGGTTGATGGATACTATGTTTCGTACTATGGCCGCCATGTGGAGATCAAATACCCCGACAAGAGCGTCCTCGCTGAGATCGACACCGAGCCCGTGCCCGGCGCTTTGAAGCTTGGAAATGAGGATAAGCTGGACACAGACAGCACTTTGAACATGTCTGAATGGGATCGTTCGCCCACAGTCCATGGAGTGGCCTTCCACCACGGAGACTTCCTCATGAACCTACGGGGGCTGTGCTTGGCAGAGCCGAACGTGACCAAAGTGGAGGGCAACGTCACAGACCTTATCCGCGAAGACGACAGGGTCGTTGGTGTGAAGGTGGCCGGCAAAGACGAGTACCGTGCCAAGCTGGTGATATGTTGCGACGGAATCTACTCAAAATTCAGAAAAGAGCTCTACCAGGACAAACAGCCGGAAGTCGGGTCGTATTTCGTGGGGTTGGACCTTGAAGACGCCGAGCTGCCTCTCAAGAACCACGGCCATGTGATACTCGGCAAACACGCCCCTATCCTGGTATACCAAATCAGCCCCCGTCACACACGGATTCTGTGTGCATACCGCAGCCCCCAGCTACCAAAGCAGAAGGAGGTTCTTGAGTATCTGAGATCGCAGGTCCTTGTGTCTTTGCCGGAGAAACTGAAACCATCATTTGAGAAAGCTTTGAGCGCAGAACAGAACGTGTACAAAAGCATGCCAAACCAGTATTTGACTGCCAAGCCAAATACGGTTCCTGGCCTGATCTATGTCGGAGATTCGCTCAACATGAGACATCCACTGACAGGTGGGGGTATGACCGTTGGCCTGAACGATGCTGTTCTGCTGTGCAAGCTGTTGGCAGACGTTTCCAGCGACGATTTCCTGGATGAGGGTGTCATGCTAGAAAAAATGCTCACCTTCCATGGTGAACGCAAACCACTGGATGCAGTCATCAACACTCTTTCTATTGCGCTCTACACATTGTTTGCAGCGGAATCCAAATACcttgagcttctgcaaCGGGGCTGCTTCGCATATTTCCAGCGTGGAGGCGACTGTATCTCGGGCCCTGTGGGGCTCTTATCCGGCATGCTGCAATCGCCTGGTCTGCTGTTCTATCATTTCTTCCGCGTCGCGTTCTACAGCTGCTATCTCAACTTCTGTGACAAGGGCTTTCTACAAAGCCCGCTTGCGCTTTGGGAAAATATCTGCACCCTGTCTATTGCCGCATGTGTGCTGCTGCCCTATCTGATTAAAGAATTAATGTAG